The Mauremys reevesii isolate NIE-2019 linkage group 13, ASM1616193v1, whole genome shotgun sequence genome contains a region encoding:
- the LOC120381062 gene encoding olfactory receptor 10S1-like, with amino-acid sequence MRPGNQTPVTQFILEGLPNTRELPSLFFLLFLLIYLLTLLGNALTLLTVLRDSRLHALPMYCFLGHLAFLDACLSSVTVPKILAGLVGPSGRAISFGGCVAQLYAFHFLASTECFLYTVMAYDRFLAICQPLRYSVVMSRKTCLWLAAGTWLTGSIHAAIQTFLTFRLPYCGPNQVEYFVCDIPAVLKLACADTAANQVVIQANIGVVAVGCFLLICVSYAYIASAILKIRTAQGRQRAFSTCSAHLTLVLLYGGPPVFIYLHPSSSQASDGAVAVFYTAVTPLLNPFIYTLRNKEMKKALRKVKDKVSYTK; translated from the exons ATGAGGCCAGGAAACCAAACGCCGGTGACACAATTCATCCTGGAGGGACTCCCAAACACCAGGGAGCTTCcctctctcttcttcctcctcttcctcctcatttaCCTGCTCACCCTGCTGGGCAACGCCCTCACCCTGCTGACTGTGCTCCGCGATTCTCGACTCCATGCCCTGCCCATGTACTGCTTCCTTGGCCACCTCGCCTTCCTCGACGCCTGCCTCTCCTCCGTCACTGTGCCCAAGATCCTGGCTGGCTTGGTGGGGCCCAGTGGCAGGGCCATCTCTTTCGGCGGCTGCGTGGCGCAGCTCTACGCCTTCCATTTCCTGGCCAGCACGGAGTGCTTCCTCTATACGGTAATGGCCTATGACCGCTTCCTGGCCATCTGCCAGCCCCTTCGCTACAGCGTGGTGATGAGCAGAAAGACCTGCCTGTGGCTGGCAGCTGGCACCTGGCTAACCGGCTCAATCCATGCTGCGATCCAGACCTTCCTGACCTTTCGCCTGCCCTACTGCGGCCCCAACCAGGTAGAATACTTTGTCTGCGACATCCCCGCCGTGCTGAAGCTGGCCTGTGCCGACACAGCTGCCAACCAAGTCGTCATTCAGGCCAACATTGGGGTGGTGGCGGTCGGCTGCTTCCTGCTCATCTGTGTTTCTTATGCCTACATAGCCTCCGCAATCCTGAAGATCCGCACGGCCCAAGGGAGGCAGCgggccttctccacctgcagtgCCCACCTCACCCTGGTGCTGCTCTACGGTGGGCCCCCAGTCTTCATATACCTGCATCCCTCTTCAAGTCAAGCATCCGACGGGGCAGTGGCTGTATTCTATACTGCAGTCACCCCTCTGCTGAACCCCTTTATATACaccctgaggaacaaggagatgaAAAAGGCCTTGAGAAAAGTA AAGGATAAAGTGTCTTACACAAAATAA